One region of Phoenix dactylifera cultivar Barhee BC4 unplaced genomic scaffold, palm_55x_up_171113_PBpolish2nd_filt_p 000564F, whole genome shotgun sequence genomic DNA includes:
- the LOC103699943 gene encoding uncharacterized protein LOC103699943, whose amino-acid sequence MVEVKYYIPNKSRMLVTLLNDKDVQNMHQIHVNLNAPVIEMVVSHIPCLTEAADVVIDISLYLCCIAYFTGLVVHPKMLSVVVDLENFQMVAQEFNDVETLRDAIRNFCIANYRDFVFVKNNPQRVTVECANEECEWRIHASRLGNQERFAIKKLNSQHTCGGGLHVRSHPKASKHWVSNIVKDKLQDMPLYRPTDIVKDIHREYGVELPYHQVWHGKEVAMKDLYGHRSKSYDRIRWYCKAIIETNPGSIAEYETIGGRFRCLFILFHASVMGFIRGCRPLIFMDGTFIKHKDGGVVLGATSKDANGGIFPIAYGVVDTETDDNWEWFCRILKEAIHNCSDYHGEQFTFMMDRHQEIIKSVPKYFPSSYHSYCFRNVKDNFKNQVLVHYCASEKKMLLDLLNIAAYTSRLNVFHK is encoded by the exons ATGGTAGAAGTTAAATATTATATTCCAAACAAGTCTAGAATGCTTGTTACGCTCCTGAACGATAAGGATGTTCAGAATATGCATCAAATACATGTCAACTTAAATGCGCCGGTGATTGAGATGGTTGTTAGTCATATTCCATGCTTGACCGAGGCAGCTGATGTAGTAATTGATATAAG TTTATATCTTTGTTGTATTGCATATTTCACTG GGTTAGTGGTCCATCCCAAAATGTTGAGTGTAGTTGTAGATCTAGAAAATTTTCAAATGGTAGCTCAA GAGTTCAATGATGTGGAAACTCTTCGCGACGCGATTCGCAACTTCTGCATTGCAAATTATAGAGATTTTGTGTTTGTGAAGAACAATCCTCAGCGAGTGACCGTGGAATGTGCAAACGAAGAATGTGAATGGCGAATCCATGCTTCCCGACTTGGAAATCAAGAAAGAtttgcaattaaaaaattgaacaGTCAGCATACATGTGGCGGAGGGTTGCATGTCCGGTCGCATCCTAAGGCTTCGAAACATTGGGTTTCAAATATTGTTAAAGATAAACTTCAAGATATGCCGTTATATAGGCCGACTGATATTGTAAAGGATATTCATCGAGAATATGGTGTTGAATTGCCGTATCATCAAGTTTGGCATGGGAAGGAGGTGGCTATGAAGGACCTTTATGGTCACAGATCAAAATCTTATGATCGGATACGCTGGTATTGCAAGGCCATTATTGAGACCAACCCCGGCAGCATAGCGGAGTATGAAACCATTGGAGGTCGATTCAGATGCTTATTCATTTTATTTCATGCTTCAGTAATGGGTTTCATAAGAGGATGTAGACCTCTGATTTTTATGGATGGAACATTTATAAAGCATAAGGATGGAGGTGTAGTACTTGGCGCGACTTCCAAAGATGCAAACGGCGGTATATTTCCTATTGCTTATGGTGTGGTAGATACAGAGACTGATGATAATTGGGAATGGTTTTGTCGGATTTTGAAAGAAGCAATTCATAATTGTAGTGACTATCATGGTGAGCAGTTTACATTTATGATGGATAGACATCAAGAAATTATTAAATCAGTGCCGAAGTACTTTCCTAGTAGTTATCACTCATATTGTTTCCGTAACGTGAAAGATAACTTCAAGAATCAG GTGCTTGTCCATTATTGTGCAAGTGAGAAAAAGATGCTGCTTGATTTACTAAATATTGCTGCATATACTTCAAGGCTGAATGTTTTCCATAAATAA